One window of the Thermasporomyces composti genome contains the following:
- a CDS encoding SigE family RNA polymerase sigma factor, which produces MSLAPQRSEPVERISVHDGDEARPDETRPAEARPDETVLAELFRERYAELARLAFLLTGDTHLAEDLAQEAFIRAWPHLATLRDEKSAPAYLRTTLVNLVRQRHRRRLLEWRNPPPHPEPVPPPSDDRDTAVDLARLVRTLPLRKRACVVLRFYADLSEEETARVLGISVGTVKSQTHRALRQLARALEDAQAARPVPPGTARKP; this is translated from the coding sequence GTGAGCCTGGCTCCACAACGATCCGAGCCGGTGGAGCGGATCTCGGTACATGACGGTGACGAGGCGCGGCCGGACGAGACGCGGCCGGCTGAAGCGCGGCCGGACGAGACGGTGCTGGCCGAGCTGTTCCGCGAGCGGTACGCGGAACTGGCCCGCCTGGCGTTCCTGCTGACCGGCGACACCCACCTGGCGGAGGACCTGGCGCAGGAGGCGTTCATCCGCGCCTGGCCCCATCTCGCGACACTCCGCGACGAGAAGTCCGCGCCGGCGTACCTGCGCACCACCCTCGTCAACCTCGTCCGGCAGCGTCACCGGCGACGCCTCCTGGAGTGGCGGAACCCGCCGCCTCACCCGGAGCCGGTTCCGCCGCCGAGCGACGACCGCGACACCGCGGTGGACTTGGCTCGGCTCGTGCGCACGCTCCCGCTGCGCAAACGCGCCTGCGTCGTCCTCCGGTTCTACGCCGACCTCTCGGAGGAGGAGACCGCGAGGGTCCTCGGGATATCCGTCGGCACCGTCAAGAGCCAGACCCACCGTGCGCTGCGCCAGCTGGCGCGCGCGTTGGAGGACGCCCAGGCCGCTCGTCCCGTGCCGCCAGGAACTGCGAGGAAGCCATGA